A single Drosophila ananassae strain 14024-0371.13 chromosome 3L, ASM1763931v2, whole genome shotgun sequence DNA region contains:
- the LOC6496423 gene encoding uncharacterized protein LOC6496423, with protein sequence MCLYLGVAEHLMDVVAFCMCRVLELSLLTCMMVCGSLRAKLTNGPTNELEQ encoded by the coding sequence ATGTGTCTGTACTTGGGAGTCGCGGAGCATCTGATGGATGTGGTGGCCTTCTGCATGTGCCGTGTCCTGGAGCTCTCGCTGCTCACCTGCATGATGGTCTGCGGATCCTTGAGGGCCAAACTGACCAACGGGCCCACCAACGAACTGGAGCAATGA
- the LOC6496424 gene encoding uncharacterized protein LOC6496424: MDNLKKQRPKSLNLENKTLEETPTIPEKDVSNGDDVADATVESIEYDYMKYPNQKKKSLEKRLKPQKNVSFKMMVELVTYTDNWKMKMIESRLRTEEEQLKNSLKRRNF; this comes from the exons ATGGATAACCTTAAAAAGCAGCGACCCAAGTCATTGAACCTTGAGAATAAGACTCTGGAGGAGACTCCAACGATTCCAGAAAAGGATGTATCCAATGGTGATGATGTGGCCGATGCTACGGTCGAGTCCATCGAATACGATTACATGAAGTATCCCAACCAGAAGAAAAAGTCTCTGGAGAAGAGATTGAAACCCCAGAAGAATGTGTCGTTCAAGATGATGGTGGAACTGGTGACTTACACGGACAACTGGAAGATGAAGATGATCGAGAGCAGGTTGCGTACGGAGGAGGAACAG CTCAAGAACTCTCTTAAACGTCGAAACTTCTGA